One stretch of Fimbriimonadia bacterium DNA includes these proteins:
- a CDS encoding PilZ domain-containing protein: MLRTDYPRQGQEVLLLAHDAAPGQVFPGGVARTEPLTLRLVGATPPLRRGAQVSVLYRLEGMHHKLGCEVVEWVVRGDAVVCEVKVLGQENLERRRSERLPAADTPCSLSFVAGIEGGMEVGSRDARLVDLSQHGARVAAEIAPTVGCLYHLTIPAPDEPSIRALSICTRIVEEGIFALEFVDLIGDSAGTLRRFLLRLRQAAA; encoded by the coding sequence ATGCTTCGCACCGACTACCCCCGCCAGGGTCAAGAAGTTCTGTTGCTCGCTCACGATGCCGCTCCGGGACAGGTATTCCCCGGCGGGGTCGCTCGCACCGAGCCACTGACCTTGCGCCTGGTCGGGGCCACGCCTCCGCTGAGACGGGGCGCCCAGGTGTCCGTCCTGTATAGGCTGGAAGGGATGCACCACAAGCTGGGTTGCGAAGTGGTCGAGTGGGTGGTCCGTGGCGACGCCGTGGTGTGTGAGGTAAAGGTTCTCGGCCAGGAGAACTTGGAGAGGCGGCGATCGGAGCGGCTCCCTGCTGCTGACACACCTTGCTCGCTGTCGTTCGTCGCGGGGATCGAAGGCGGCATGGAGGTTGGCAGCCGAGACGCACGACTCGTGGACCTTTCCCAGCACGGAGCGCGGGTCGCCGCCGAGATAGCCCCCACGGTGGGCTGCCTTTACCATCTTACGATTCCGGCACCGGACGAGCCGTCCATCCGCGCGTTGTCCATCTGCACTCGAATCGTCGAGGAAGGCATCTTCGCTCTGGAGTTCGTGGACCTGATCGGCGACTCTGCCGGCACCCTTCGACGGTTCCTGCTAAGGCTCAGACAGGCTGCTGCTTAG
- a CDS encoding PEP-CTERM sorting domain-containing protein (PEP-CTERM proteins occur, often in large numbers, in the proteomes of bacteria that also encode an exosortase, a predicted intramembrane cysteine proteinase. The presence of a PEP-CTERM domain at a protein's C-terminus predicts cleavage within the sorting domain, followed by covalent anchoring to some some component of the (usually Gram-negative) cell surface. Many PEP-CTERM proteins exhibit an unusual sequence composition that includes large numbers of potential glycosylation sites. Expression of one such protein has been shown restore the ability of a bacterium to form floc, a type of biofilm.), whose amino-acid sequence MSKFLSALAGALALSVSALAQGMLLVPDSTADVVHGFDPYDGIYVGVVIPFYSGFSTPINAIDSTRGTIYVSDQVADAIYEFDYSGNYIRTITNLASSGVDNIRGIAIRDGYLYVTNGSGTWNNTIQRFDLDGGSQSTFASTNLSSPFDVYFRENDVLVSNSSSDDIEWFDLAGGYLGKFVDSTGAGNVNFPEQIARRANGNVLVAGFSPAIGIYEYDSEGVLLNFYAFGNGNRGVYELGNGDIMFTDGNGVYRIDSVTGSLVTLKTGGSFRFIEWAPVPEPSALAGLSFAFLGVVTMLRRRR is encoded by the coding sequence ATGTCCAAATTCCTTAGCGCCTTGGCAGGTGCACTAGCCCTCAGCGTGTCCGCGCTTGCCCAGGGCATGCTTCTGGTGCCTGACTCCACTGCCGACGTCGTGCACGGGTTCGACCCATACGATGGTATCTACGTCGGCGTAGTGATACCGTTCTACTCAGGGTTCTCGACACCCATCAACGCCATCGACAGTACACGCGGAACCATCTATGTCAGCGACCAAGTCGCTGATGCGATCTACGAGTTCGACTACTCGGGCAACTACATTCGGACCATCACCAACTTGGCGAGCAGCGGGGTTGACAACATTCGGGGCATCGCGATTCGAGACGGATACCTGTACGTGACCAACGGTTCTGGCACCTGGAACAACACCATCCAGCGTTTCGATCTGGACGGCGGTAGCCAGAGTACCTTTGCCTCGACGAACCTCAGCAGCCCCTTCGACGTGTATTTCCGCGAGAATGACGTTCTCGTCAGCAACAGCTCGAGCGACGACATCGAGTGGTTCGACCTCGCGGGCGGGTATCTCGGGAAGTTCGTAGACTCCACGGGGGCCGGTAACGTCAACTTCCCGGAACAGATCGCTCGCAGGGCCAACGGCAACGTGCTGGTGGCGGGCTTTAGCCCGGCTATCGGCATTTACGAGTACGACTCCGAGGGCGTCTTGCTCAATTTCTACGCGTTCGGTAATGGCAACCGAGGCGTCTACGAGCTAGGTAATGGTGACATCATGTTCACCGATGGTAACGGTGTCTATCGCATTGACAGTGTCACCGGCAGCCTGGTGACACTGAAGACGGGAGGAAGCTTCCGCTTCATCGAGTGGGCGCCGGTGCCTGAGCCGAGCGCGCTTGCGGGGCTGAGCTTCGCGTTCCTCGGCGTCGTGACGATGCTGCGGAGGCGCAGATAG
- a CDS encoding PEP-CTERM sorting domain-containing protein (PEP-CTERM proteins occur, often in large numbers, in the proteomes of bacteria that also encode an exosortase, a predicted intramembrane cysteine proteinase. The presence of a PEP-CTERM domain at a protein's C-terminus predicts cleavage within the sorting domain, followed by covalent anchoring to some some component of the (usually Gram-negative) cell surface. Many PEP-CTERM proteins exhibit an unusual sequence composition that includes large numbers of potential glycosylation sites. Expression of one such protein has been shown restore the ability of a bacterium to form floc, a type of biofilm.) — translation MRTSMVIAALAAASFAFGQSLASYSTFNGPIGQFNVSLGGAGTESYGPIISYSNLVNALGYYFPGRDCGDDLLMTGPGTVNGFAFGYYDPEGGTALTSVDVWFNNLYDGSYITGYTISGLPGDGAWIVSVDLTGFEFYSPDWILMSVGFYSSNSPEAGWLIYDPPTIGSSQDMFYIWAPETPGWYWFGGPPVVANFCAEIAMIPEPGTIAALATGLGLLALRRRK, via the coding sequence ATGCGAACTTCAATGGTTATCGCGGCACTGGCTGCGGCGTCTTTCGCATTCGGCCAGTCGCTCGCTTCGTACTCGACTTTCAACGGGCCCATTGGGCAGTTCAACGTCTCTCTGGGGGGTGCTGGGACTGAATCCTACGGCCCGATCATCTCGTACTCGAACTTGGTCAACGCCTTGGGTTACTACTTTCCTGGCCGGGACTGCGGCGATGACCTTCTAATGACTGGGCCCGGGACCGTCAACGGGTTTGCGTTCGGATACTACGACCCGGAAGGGGGCACCGCGTTGACCTCGGTCGACGTCTGGTTCAACAACCTGTACGACGGCTCTTACATCACCGGCTACACGATCAGTGGTCTACCGGGAGACGGCGCGTGGATCGTTTCCGTGGACCTCACCGGATTCGAGTTCTATTCGCCGGACTGGATCCTCATGTCCGTCGGCTTTTACTCCTCCAACAGCCCCGAGGCCGGCTGGCTGATATATGACCCGCCGACGATCGGGTCAAGCCAGGACATGTTCTACATCTGGGCACCCGAGACGCCAGGCTGGTACTGGTTCGGCGGTCCCCCGGTTGTTGCCAACTTCTGCGCGGAGATCGCAATGATCCCCGAACCCGGCACGATTGCCGCACTTGCTACTGGCCTCGGGCTACTGGCCCTTCGCCGCAGGAAGTAG
- a CDS encoding PEP-CTERM sorting domain-containing protein, translating to MAWAHGPDIVYSNTTDLGYYEPAGGKAQSTVDVWFNDMANGNHITGYTISGLPGDGVRIVSIDLTGGFEFSAPNLIPMSLGFNSSDSPEAGWLLADPPSVGASTDDFYSWTDGAWYRFGGNPVVNFHTEIAMAPEPGTVTAVGAGLVGLLGLRRRK from the coding sequence GTGGCGTGGGCGCATGGCCCGGACATCGTCTACTCGAACACCACGGACCTGGGCTACTACGAACCGGCCGGCGGCAAAGCCCAGAGCACCGTTGACGTCTGGTTCAACGACATGGCCAACGGCAACCATATTACTGGGTACACCATCAGCGGACTGCCCGGTGACGGCGTTCGGATCGTCAGCATAGACCTCACCGGCGGGTTCGAGTTCAGCGCTCCGAACCTCATCCCGATGTCCCTTGGTTTCAATAGCTCGGACAGCCCGGAGGCCGGATGGCTTCTCGCTGATCCGCCCTCGGTCGGAGCCAGCACCGACGACTTCTATAGCTGGACCGATGGCGCGTGGTACCGGTTCGGTGGCAACCCAGTGGTGAACTTCCATACGGAGATCGCCATGGCCCCCGAGCCGGGAACCGTGACGGCTGTGGGTGCGGGTCTCGTTGGCTTGCTCGGCCTTCGCCGACGCAAGTGA